One window from the genome of Oryctolagus cuniculus chromosome 1, mOryCun1.1, whole genome shotgun sequence encodes:
- the LOC100346664 gene encoding olfactory receptor 1J4-like, producing MRWENQSHVSTFLLLGLPIRPEEQSMFFALFLGMYLTTVLGNLLIILLIRLDSRLHTPMYFFLSHLAFTDIAFSSVTVPKMLMSMQTRDQSIPYAGCIAQMYFFILFGCLDNFLLGVMAYDRYVAICRPLHYISVMREELCISLVAGSWIFCCAHALLHTVLLVQLSFCSYVTIPHFFCELTALLKLSCSDVSLNELVILTEGGMLFVVPLSSVLGSYVRIGTTVLRVPSSKRLLKTFSTCGSHLFVVSLYYGTLAGVYFFSLSQNPSEKDISVSVIYTVVTPMLNPFIYSLRNKDIKQALEVLVKRANLFKWPSLNLYI from the coding sequence ATGAGGTGGGAGAACCAGAGCCATGTGTCCACGTtcctcctcctggggctcccCATCCGGCCGGAAGAGCAGAGCATGTTTTTTGCCCTGTTCCTGGGCATGTACCTGACCACAGTGCTGGGGAACCTACTCATCATCCTGCTCATCAGGCTGGACTCCCGcctccacacccccatgtacttcttcctcagcCACTTGGCATTCACTGACATTGCCTTCTCGTCAGTCACTGTGCCAAAGATGTTAATGAGCATGCAAACTCGGGACCAATCCATCCCCTATGCAGGATGTATAGCACAGATGTACTTTTTCATACTTTTTGGCTGCCTTGACAATTTCCTTCTCGGAGTGATGGCATATGACAGGTATGTGGCCATCTGCCGCCCACTGCACTACATCTCTGTCATGAGGGAGGAGCTGTGTATCTCATTGGTAGCTGGGTCTTGGATCTTTTGCTGTGCTCATGCCCTGTTACACACGGTCCTCTTGGTCCAGCTGTCCTTCTGTTCTTATGTTACCATCCCCCACTTCTTTTGTGAGCTCACTGCCCTCCTGAAGCTGAGCTGCTCAGACGTCTCCCTCAATGAGCTGGTCATCCTTACTGAGGGAGGAATGCTTTTCGTCGTTCCTCTGAGTAGTGTCTTAGGCTCTTATGTCCGTATAGGGACCACTGTTCTGAGGGTCCCCTCCTCCAAGAGATTGTTGAAAACCTTTTCTACCTGTGGTTCCCATCTTTTCGTGGTGTCTTTATACTATGGGACACTTGCAGGTGtttactttttctctttgtcaCAGAACCCCAGTGAGAAGGACATAAGTGTTTCTGTAATTTACACAGTAGTCACACCGatgctgaaccccttcatctacagtCTTAGGAACAAAGATATCAAACAGGCCTTAGAAGTACTAGTTAAGAGGGCTAACCTCTTTAAGTGGCCATCACTAAATCTTTATATTTGA